GAATCCATGCCCAAAGTGGTCAATGGCATCGTAGTAAACGCCCAAAAAATCCCACTCTTCGTATTCCATAATGTAGGTTGCAGCCGAGTGAATCGTAGAACAGTCTGCAATAATTTTTGCCACCGAATGAATGCGTTTTTGGGTGCGTTTGTCATCCTGCTTCATGTTGGGAGCATTCGGCAAAAATGGTAGCAAATGATTGGCAGTCAATTCTTGGGGATGTACTCTCATTTTGGCGAACAGGTCAGATTTGCTAGCAGGATGCACAGTTCCTTGCATCATGGGCCATTCTGTCAGTTGTTCGTTTTCTTTGGGGTAATGGGCTTTTTGGTAAAAATTTGAAACCATCGTCCCATTGATGGGTTCGGCAGGGTGGGAGGGCCACCAACCGATTACATGGGTTTTGTAGTTTTCTTGTGTGAGCATGTTCCAAATTGCCTTGCACTTTCGGGAAGTGTTCAAGACGGGGCGAATCCCTTTTCCATCGGGTCGAGGCTCCGAAAATCCCCAAATACCATGTTTGTAGGGACGCTTACCCGTACCGATTGAAGTCCACAACATGGGAGAAAGAGGTGGGTCGAGGGTCGCTAAATTCCCCATAACTCCTTCATTTACCAGTTTTTCTAAATTTGGCATCAAACCTGCATCCATCATGGGATTGATGGCTTTCCAATCTGCTGCATCCCAACCGATGAGTAATATTTTCTTTTTTTGCATGAGCCTCCACTTGTCATTTTATTTGGCTCAATATAAGGATGATTTTTATTTTTTATAAAGCAAATAATTAACAAAATAATATTGGCGATGATATAGAATAGAAATTAGTGACATCCAAACTCATAGAGTATTTTCGAGAGGACACAACACACACACTATTGAACTATCAATTTACCGTTTTCAATATTGCCTCTTTCCCATTGCAGCCGATAAAAGTAAATGCCCGATTGAAGTGAAAAAAGTTCTATTTCATTTCGCTGTGTTTCCTTCAATGCCACACTTTTCACTAATTTTCCCAAGCTGTCAAATAGCTGCAATGTGCCGCTTTGAAGGACTTGTTTTGGATTTTGCTCCAAAGTCAAAAGCGTATTTGTTGTGGCGGGATTGGGGAATAATTGAATTGTGGAGGATTGGAGATTTGTAGTGGGTTTTTCTTCAATGTTGGTAATCAGACCTTCATCGAATAAAGCTTGCACATAATCGGCTGCTTGTCGGATGGGTGCAAAACTGGGGCAGGGGTATTCTACACCTTCACGTACCCATAAAACTGCGAAGTGGAGTTCTTTTTGTTGGTTGGGTTGGATGGTGAAAGGACCAATGCCCATCAACATTCTTATGTTTTGAGCAGGGTAATCTAGAGAACACATAGACCAACCATTTTCATCCTTTGGGTCGGAGGGAAACATGTGTAAGAAGGTTTCGCCATTGTATGTCATAGGGCTTCCATATTTTAGTAAACCCCATAAACCGTTGTAACCTTGTTCTTCATATTCAGGAAAGCCCCAAATATTTGGGTCTCCTCCTCGGTGCCAGCAAGTATATAAATCGGCATGAGTTCCGTCATTTTTTTGTGGCCCTTGAAGCAGTTTTATACCTGTCATGGGTATGTCCTCTTTGTATTCGCCATCAAAATCATCCCCATTGTAAACAATTGCCATGTTTCGCAAAGTATCGCAGCCCATGTAGTCATCATCGTACTGTCCTAAATCTGGAACAATAGACATTCCAATCATCATAGAATCCATTCGCAAATTGGACTTGTTGGAGAAGGTGTATTTATAGAAAGTATGGTTTTGTAGCGCAGGAACACTATTGTAGGCATAAGCCATAGCATGGATTTCCAACTGAATGGTTTTATCTAAATAAGGAGAACCATACCCACCTTTGTCGTTGAAAACCCACCAAAGAGCCTGATCTCCTAAGATTTCGGGATAATCACCGTCCATTGGATTGTAGTTGTCGTCGCCGTTTAAGTCTATGAAAGGAGCTAATTCTCGGTTGGGTGAAAAAGAAATATGAGGGTTGTTTTTGGCAGGCCACTCTAAAATATCTTTGGGAATCTGGGTAAACAAGCCCAATCTAAAGGAATCCAAAGCAGATTTATTGATTTTCCAAATTCTATCGTAGTATTTACATATTTCGGGATAGGTATCTCCGATGTCGTCTAAAGGTCCTGGGAAATATCGCTCTCCTAAGCTCCATTGCCCTGCAAAGTTTTGGAAGACAATTCTTTTCCGCCCCATTTCATCGACTGCTCCCAACCAAAAGTCGAAAGAAAACATGCTGTGTTTGCCGCTTCCTTTTGGGACTTCGTAATGCGGATGAGTGGTCAATGGGTCAAACCACATATTGCCACTTGCCCAATACCTTGCCCGCACATTGTTGATGTCTAAATCTGCAAAAGTGACTCCTTTTTCGCATTGGGGTAGTTGGGCATGAACATTGAAGTGGATGAAAAGTAGGACGAATAAGGTTTTGAAGTAGTTGTTTTGCATAGTTTTGTATTTTACTGAATCATTAATTTACCGTTTTCAACACCACCTTTTTCCCATTGCAGCCGATAAAAGTAAATGCCTGATTGAAGTGAAAAAAGCTCTATTTCATTTCGCTGTGTTTCCTTCAATGCCACACTTTTCACTAATTTTCCCAAGCTGTCAAATAGCTGCAATATGCCTTTTTGAAGGGCTTGATTGGAATTTTGATTCAAATACAAAACAGCATTTGAAGCGGCAGGGTTGGGGAATAAGTGAATTGTGGAGGATTGGAGATTTGTCGTTGGTTTTTCTTCAATGTTGGTAATCAGACCTTCATCGAATAAAGCTTGCACATAATCGGCTGCTTGTCGGATGGGGGCGAAACTGGGGCAGGGATATTCGATGCCTTCTCTCACCCACAAGACTGCAAAGTGGAAAGTGGTTTGTTCGAGGTTTTGAAGGGTGACAGGGCCTGTACTCATAAAAAGTCGTCTGTCAGATGGAGAATTTTCTTCTGAGCACTCTGACCAACCGTTTGCGTCTGTTGGCTCGGAAGGGTACATGTAGCGGGTGTGCGGAGGTAGCCCACCATTGAAGCCTTCTCCTCCATAGGTCATTTTCCATCCGTTTTTTGACAAACCTCTCAAACCATTAAAAGCATCATTGTTGGACTCGGGGAAACCCCAAACATGAAAAGCGGGCTCTCTATTCCAAAAGGTGTACATATTGGAGTACGTATCGTCTTCTTTGGGAAGTCCTTGTAACAATTTTACTCCTAAAATAGGTGGATTTTCGCCATAATCACCATCTATTTCATCACCATTGTAAAAGATACCCAAGTTTCGGAGGGTATCGCAGCCCACATAGTCATCATCGAATTGTCCCAAACAAGCATCGAAGGACATGCCAACCATCACCGAATCCAACCTCAATTGTGATTTGTTGGTGAGGGTATATTGGTAAAAAGTATGGTTTTGAAGCTCGGGAATGGTGTTGTACGCATAAGCCATACAGTGCCCATCTATTTGTACGGTTTTATTGGCAGTGGGTGAACCAAATCCACCTTTGTCGTTGAATACCCACCACAAGGCTTGATCACCCAGTATCTTGGGAATGTCTCCATCCATTGGGTTGTAATTGTCGTCACCATTCGCATCTACAAAAGGGGCTAAGTCTTGCTCGGGCGAAAAACTTATGTGTGGATTGTTTCGAGCGGGCCATTCCAAAATGTCTTTGGGAACTTCGCTAAGTAAGCCCAAACGGAAAGAGTCTAGGGTAGATTTATTGATTTTCCAGACCCTATCATATTCGTTACAGATTTCGGGAAAGGTGTCGCCCATATCGTTTAGTGGTCCAGGGAAATAGGCATTTTTGGCTCGTCCTGCATAATATTGAAATGCGGTTCTTTTTCGCCCCATTTCGTCTATAGCACCTACCCAAAGGTCAAACACGAAAAATGGATGAATGCCGCTTCCTTTCGGTACTTCGTAGTGGTTTTTGAAAGTCTGTATGTCAAACCACATATCACCACTTGCCCAATACCTTGCCCGCACATTGTTGATGTCTAAATCTGCAAAAGTGACTCCTTTTTCGCATTGGGGGAGTTGGGCGTGACCATTGAAGTGGAAGAAAAGTAGGAAGAATAGGATTTTGAAGTAAGCAGGTTTCATATTTTTTGTTTTGATTGGCATATCATATTATACGCATCAAAATTGCAGAAAATGCATTACTTTACCAAATACATTTTTTTGTGTTTATCGGTGCAATCATTGAAGAAGTTTTGGTTTTTGGATTGAAACAGGACCGTATTTGAAGGGTTGATTGTCATGTTGTTGGAATGTATTTTTGGGGAGCGTGTAAAGAATTGATGATAAAAGTCAAAAATTAGATTGATGATTATCATTTTTCGTTAGGCAAATATGGGTGAACTTTACAATCGTAAAAAGAAATCAAACACTAAAAACAGATTCCAATATGTGTACTTCAAGATGCCCCTAAATCAGCTTCAAAAATTTGACGCTTTTTTTTGTTTCAAAACATGAATATATGTTCATGTATTAATTTAATAATCTACAAATATTTATAAAAATGAAAATCGAACAAATTTATACTGGTTGTTTGGCAGAAGCCGCTTATTATATCGAATCCAATGGCGAAGCCGTAATCATTGATCCTTTGAGAGAAGTACAGCCTTATATAGACCGAGCTACTAAAGATGGTGCTACTATCAAATACATCTTTGAAACTCATTTTCATGCAGATTTTGTGTCTGGACACAAGGACTTAGCTGCAAAAACAGGTGCAAAAATCGTGTTTGGGCCAACGACAATGGAAACGGGCTTTGAGAAAGTAGTGGCAAAAGACGGCCAAGTTTTTGAGGTAGGAGGTGTTACCTTCAAGGTATTGCACACGCCAGGGCATACGATGGAGAGCAGTTGTTATTTATTAAGTAATGAAGAAGGAAAAGAGGTTGGCTTGTTTACGGGTGATACTTTGTTTATTGGAGATGTAGGCCGCCCTGATTTGGCACAAAAAGTAATCGCAGAACTGACACAAGAGAAGTTGGCAAACCATCTTTTTGATTCTTTGCGAAACCAAATCATGCCGCTTTCTGATGACCTTATTGTGTATCCAGCGCATGGTGCGGGAAGTGCTTGTGGCAAAAAAATGAGTAAGGAAACCACAGATACTCTTGGAAATCAAAAGAAAACGAATTATGCACTGCAACCTGAATTGACTCGGGAAGAATTTGTGAAACAAGTTTTGACAGGTTTGACTCCACCTCCAGGCTATTTCCCACAAAATGTTTTGATGAACATCACGGGTTATGACAGCATTGACGAAGTATTGGAAAGAGGGGTGAAGGCGCTCAGCCCGAATATATTTGAGACTGTTGCAAATGAGACAGATGCGGTAATCATAGACACCCGTTCTAAGGATGATTTCCGTAAAGGATTTATTCCCAATTCTATTTTCATTGGTCTTGATGGAAGTTTCGCATCGTGGGTCGGTACATTGATTCCAGATATCAAACAAAGCATTCTTTTTGTAGCGGATGAAGGCAGGGAAGAAGAAGTAGTCACCCGTTTGGCTCGTGTAGGGTATGACAATGCGCTTGGTTATTTGGCAGGTGGTTTTGAATCTTGGGAGAATGCAGGTAACGAAGTAGATACGATTGATTCTGTGGATGTGGAGACCTTGGCTTCAATGAAAAATCCCAATATTTTGGATGTGCGTAGATCAAGTGAATACAATAGTGAACACATTGTCAATGCTTTGAATACGCCACTTGACTACATCAATGACAGCATGGCGATGATTGACAAAAACAAGGATTTCTATGTGCATTGTGTTTCTGGATATCGGTCATTGGCGTTTATTTCCATTTTGAAGGCGAGAGGCTTTGATAATTTGACTGACATCATGGGCGGTTTCAATGCAATCAAAGGTAAGACAGAATTTGAAATAACGGATTATGTTTGTCCGACTACGGAGTTGTAGGAAGGATTCAAAGTAGGTTGTTCTTGGCATAAAAACGAATCGGAGGTATCTGTTTACAGAAGCCTCCGATTTTTTTTTTTGAAGTTGAAACTGAGTTTTTATTTCGAACTCAGTCATTGAATTTTAATCCGAAGTTTTCACCGCCTGCAATGCAATCCGTTCAAAAGCATTCGCAATTCGCACCACATAAATCCCTTTTGGGGCAGATTGCCAGGCCGAAAAGTCAAATTTGTAGGGTTGTTCAGAAAGCACATCTGTGTGGTATTCTTCATACAGTCGTCCTGTGAGGTCGAACAGCTGAAGGGTAATGGACTCAGAGCGGGGTGCATAATAATACACCCTTGCCGTATCATCGAAAGGATTGGGATACACAAAAGCCGTTGCTGGTGCAGGCATATTTGAAGGGGCAAGTTCAGAGAGGCGAAGATGAGCAGATTGAAAATCAGGAATACCATAACCCATTTCCTGAGAAGGTATTTCATATTGACTCGCACTTTTTTCAAGGGCTGCAATGATGGCTTGTGGGTTTTGGCGAGGATGAGCCTGCAAAAGGCAAGTCACCAAACCTGCCATAATCGGTGAAGAAAAAGAAGTACCATTGGCATTCTGAATAGTTCCATCCACTGTCACTGTTTCAGCTGATTGTCCTTGAGCCATTAGGTTGGGTTTGACCTTATTATTGCTGTCAATCTCCAAACCAATAGAGCTAAAAGAAGCATATTTCTCGTCTTTGTTCACTGCCCCTACGGTCAATACGCTATCGGCATCAGCAGGAGTTGTGAGGTATTGCCATTGTTTGTTACCCTTATTTCCTGCGCTTACCACTACCAACATTCCCTTACTGGCAGCGATGTCTGCCCCTCTTGTAATCACAGCAGTATTGCCGTTCAAATCTTCGGCACTGTAGTCCATGCTCGAATCGTCAAAAGTAGTATATCCCAGCGAGGTATTGATGACATCCACACCTGCACTATCTGCCATTTCAGCCGCTGCCACCCAATTGTATTCTTCAATGCGGGATTCGGATTTGTTGTCTTCGGTTCGGAACAGCCAAAAGCTAGCATCAGGAGCCGTACCAACGAATTGACCGGGCAATTTTGCTGCAATCGTAGAAAGTACGTGTGTGCCGTGTGTGCTATCGTGGTAGGGATTTTGATCTATGTCCACAAAGTCGTAAGTACCTACAATTTTGTGATTTTCATACAAATGTTGAAATACTTCCATTTTTTCCACATTCGAGAAACCTGCATCTATCACTGCAATGAGCATACCTTCGCCTGTAAAACCATGTGCATGAAGATAATCACCTTTTAGCATTTCGATTTGGTGAAAAGCAGCTCCATAATAAATACTTTCTTCTGGTTCGTCCTCATCTTCCACCTTCAACTGGACATCAGAAAACTTTGAAGTAATGGTCACATTCCTCCTTTTCTTTTTGTCCTTACCAATTGCAGTCACCTCTGTCACAAATGGCAGTTTTTTTAATTCTTCCAGTACATTGGGATTTTCTATAGAAACTACTGCACCGTTGAACCATTTTGAAGGATATAGAACTGTTGCACCTGATTGTCTAACAGATTGAAGATGATTAGGAGAAACAGGTAAATCAGCCTTCGTCAAAGGGATTCGGTAGCGCAATCGGCGGTCTATAGCTCTTTCAGATAAAAAATTTTCGGGATGAGAAAGCAAATAAGCGGTGTTGGCTTTATCTGCAAAACCTACCCAATATTTGTTATAAGAGGTTTGGGCATAAGCTGAACCCATGCTACAAAATAGCAGTAAAGCAGTAAGCCAATAAAAATGATAGCCTTTGGTTGGGCGTATGTTGTCGTATTGTTGAAGGGAAAAATTGCAGGTCGTTTTTTTCATGCAAAAAATTGATTTATTGCTTGTAATCTGTAAGCGTAATAACAGTTAAATAGCCAGTTTCTGCTCTTTGAGGCCAGTCATCAGAGGAGTTTGTGTCATTGCGTTTCAGAATCCATTCTTCTTTTTTAATTAAACCCACATTCTTTGCATAAGTTTCGATGGCAAAGGTTTTGTTTACCAAATCTTCTCTGTCAATTTGACTTACTGTAAGCGTTTCCGCAAAACTCAAACCATTCAAAGAAGCATTGCCTGCGACTTCAATATATTCGTAGTTCCAATCACGGTAGTCCCGCAATCGTGGATCGTCTGTATTGATAAAAGTATTGCCATCCCATATTCGTCCTTCAAAAACGGGAAAAATAAGTTTCATAAACCGCAAATCTCCTTCTACACGTTCTACTTGATCGTCAGTACGTACTGCATACCAAATAGTAGGTGTAACGTCTTTCCATGCTATACTTTGGTTGGGGCGAACATAGCGTTCGATGGTAATCGCCTCTCTGCCTTCATTGTCAAAAAATACCTGCCCGAAAACCTCTCTCATTTGCATACTTACTGTATCTTTTCCGTTGGTTCTCAGTGGGCTGTAAAGCACCGAGTCCACTTTGTATTCGAGCCAGAAACCTTGCTCAGTCGGAAAATACTCCAAGCCTTTGGCCAAATCGAATGTTTCGATTTTATCCTCGCAAGAACTAACAAAAATCAAACAAAAGATTGATAGTAGAGATATGGACAAAAAAGAATAAGAGAATTTTTTCATTATTTCTATTTGATTTTCAAATATTTTAATATATCATCGTACAAACCACTGTCATTGGCATACAGTGCATAGTTTTTGGCTGTCTGAAACCATTCCTTTGTAGAAGGTCGCAACTGCTTGCTGGCTGCTAACAGATCTTTTTGCGACAAGGGAATGGGTTTTCCTGCTCGCATAGACTCCCGTAGTTTTCCTTCAATGGCAATGTCTATCAATGACTTGAGGTCTGCACCCGAAAAATCATTGGTGTGTTTTGCAATTTTTGCAGTATCAACTGATTCAGTTGGTTTGTCTTTCAGCAAAATATCCAAGATGCTTTTTCGAGCAGCTTCATCGGGCGGTGCTACAAAAATGAAACGGTCAAAACGTCCTGGGCGACGAAACGCCACATCCAAATTCCACGGCGTATTGGTCGCACCCAATACCAAAACTCCTTCATTGTCACCGTCAATGCCATCCATTTCCGACAAAAACTGATTGATGGTACTACGACCACCACTTCTTTTCATATCCGTTCGGCTTGCACCCAGCGCATCTACTTCATCAAAAAATAACACGCAAGGAGCTTGATTACGTGCGAGTTCGAATATTTGATGCAGATTTTTTTCGCTGTTACCCATCCACATATCCAAAATATCGTTGATTCCAACAGACAAAAAACTGGCATTTACTTCGCCTGCCGTAGCTCTTGCCAAATGCGTTTTACCACATCCTGGAGGACCATACATCAGTATGCCTCCTCCAATTTTTTTGCCATATGCTTTGTAGAGGTCAGGAAACTTGAGAGGAGAAATGATTTTCAATTCAATTTCTTCTTTCACTTTCTCCATACCTCCTACGTCCTCAAACGTAATTTTTGGCTTTTCTATTTCACCTATTTCTTCTTCATCTGGTAAATCTACCGACACTTTTCCTTCATCATTGCCATAAGAAGTTGTCTTTGCCTTCAACTTGCTTTCAAAGTGCAAGTCTTTCAGGTCTTTATCAAGTATTACGGCTTTTTCGTATTCTTCAATGGCAGCTGTCCGATCGCCACTTTCATAGAGTAAATGGGCGTGTAAAAGAAAAACAGTAGGATGGGGCGTATTGTCTTGAAGCAATTCTTCTACAATCACAAAAGCTGCTGAATTTTTGCCTAATTTATAAAAAGATTGTGCCAGCCCAATCTTGGCTATTTTATTTTGAGGTCTGATTTCCAAAACTTTGCGGTACTGTTCCTCTGCTTCTGCAAAACGGTTCAGGTCAAACAAATTACCTGCAATGTGCATTCGCAAAGGGACATTGTCGGGAGAAAATTGCAGCGCATCTAACAAATTTTGAAGAGCTTCTTCTTTTGGAGACATATTTTATAAAATGTTTTAAGTTTTGATTATCAATTTCTTTGATTTAAAGCCTTCAACAAAAGCTTCAAATCGGCCAATTCTTCTTTTATCAAATAATTTTCTTTGAACAACCAACCGACCGCACCTACCAATACAATCAAAATAAACACAACAATCAGGGAAGTACCTCCTCCAGAACTGGGTTTTGTAGGAGTAACTTCATCGTTGTTTGCTGTTGTTACTGCTTCTGTTGACGTTTCGGAGGCTGTATTCGTTGTTTTGGGAGTCGTTACTTTGATGGGTTTGCTTACGCCAAAAGTATGTTTACTGATTTCGGTAAGCGCATTGTTGGCAATGTCGTTGATTTCGCCTTCAAGTTGTAATACCTTTTGATCCAGACGCACACACACACGATTGCTGATTTGTTGATGTTTTTGGCAAGTTGCTCTAAATTGTTGAACAGCATAAGTACTAACCTCCTCTAATGCGTTGGCGAAGTGACTATATTCACTCGGGTTCTCTACTTTTCCTTTGTAGGCATTTATTTCTGCTGAAAGTTTCAAAAACATGGTTTTGTAGCCACGCACTTGATTTTCTTTTACTTTGTTTACCTCTTTTTCAATCGAGTCATAATTACAATCTTTGATATTTCGAGCTGCAAGAGGGCGATCATAGCCAATGAGCAATAATTTAATGGTGGAACAGTTAATGTCTTCAATGGCTTTGTTGTAGATTTCTATTTGTACTTGTGCATGTAGGAGAGGAGTTGCAAGACTTATAAAAACAATGCATACTGTATAAAATAGTTTTTTTACCAGATGTTTAATGGCAATATTATTATTCATGTTTATTGACCTTATTTTTAGAAGCGAAAATACAATTATTACATTGTAGTGAAAAACCAAAACGATGTTTATTTTTGGGGCGAATTTAATAAATGAATAAAATCAAATGGAACAAGAACTTGAAATCTTGACTGCTCAAGGGCAGTTATTGTTTAGTATTGAAGTAGCTCTTGCTTTGAGGAGTAACAACGTAAAGCACTTTTTGGATTTGGAAAAACGAATCGTTATCAGTTTTTCTGAATCGGATGAATTGGTAGATGATTATTGGGATGAAATCGAAGCACATCCCGAACAATATCTTCAAATTGAGCCAATTGGAATGAAGGACCTATTGCAAGCAAAACAAGATTTTGTGAAAATGGTCAATGATGCCACATTGCAAGCGGCATTGATTCAGTCCTTGGAGAGTGACCGTTTAGAAGTTGCGTTTAGGCAGGCCTTGCATCCTTATCCCGAAGTATTGAAGAATTGGTACTTTTTTGAAGATGTGTTTTATCTGCAAAAAGCCAAAGACTGGCTTTTGGAGAATGGAGTAATGGAACCTTAATCGCTTGCTAATATATCTGCAATGTGTAAGGTCTTTAATGGAATATTGTGTTTTTTGAGATAGCCATCGAGGTGCATTAAACAGGATAAATCGGTGGAAATGAGGTAGTCCACATTTTGGGTAGAAGCCAAGATGTTTTCTGTTTTTTTTTCTGCCATTGCAGTAGAAATGGCTTCAAATTTGACTGCAAATGTACCGCCAAAACCACAGCAAGTTTCACATTCATGGGATTCCTGTAATTGTAATCCTTTCACATTGGCCAACAGTTTGCGGGGAGCATCCTTGATGCCACATTCTCGCAGTGCTCCACAAGAATCGTGGTAAGTAGCTGTACCATTGAAGGTTGCACCTAAATCTTCTACTTGTAGAACATTTACCAAAAATTCTGTTAACTCATATATTTTTGGGCTTAGATTGGCAGATTCTTTTTGAAGTGTAGGCTGATTTTCAAAGAGTTTGACGTAGTGATTTCGGATAAAGCCAACACAAGAACCTGAAGGACAAACAATGATAGGGGCATTTTCAAAGTCTTTTACAAATTTGGAGGCTACCTTCGTGGCTTCTTGCCAAAATCCTGCATTGAAGGCGGGCTGAGCACAGCAGGTTTGATTGGGATTGTAATCAATCTCACAGCCTACTTGTTGCAATATTTTCACCATGTTGCGTGCAGTATCTGGAAAAAACTGGTCGACAAAGCAAGGGATGAATAAGGAAACTTTCATGGTATGAAAATTAATGTTTGAAAATCAAAACAATACAGCTGCGTTTGAAGATTTATTTTCACTGAATTTTGATGCTATTCTTCAAAATCTCTAAGCTATTTGGACCTTCTGAAAAGAGCAAATCCAAAACACTGAGGTTGGGCAAGAAACCTGTTTTCGTTTCAAATACTTGATGGTAAACAGGAGTCTCAAAAAGGGGATCTTGTTTTTCTTTTGAAGGATTTGGTTGTATAAATGACCTAAAATCAATGACTTTTGAACTGTCATAGATTTTATGAAACTCCTCTGTAAAAGTAATCTCAATGAGGTTTTGAGCGTGTAGAGCTGTTAGAATGAAGTTGTTGAGGTGTTGGTTAAAATCCATCAAATACACCATTTTTTGGGTATAAATTGGCAGTAAATCATCCTCGTAATACTCAAAATAAGGAGAAGAACGATAGGCTGATTTTAAGCTATTCCAGTGGTGTTTTTGCCATTCCTCATCATAGCTAATTTTCATATCTTTCATGGTTTGCCGTTGACTTCTGCCTCTTTTCAACGGGATACTCAAGCGAAGTTGACCATCGGGCATGGCGATATGGCAACGATTTCGATACGTTGCTTTTTGAAAATGTTCGCATTGTTCTATTAGCACTTTGCCGTGGTGCAATAGTCGAGCATAATAGTGGATATTGCCCACATATTGGGATTCGATGAGTAAGGTGGTTTTATTTTCCGTTGTCATACAGGCAAAGTTAGGAATAAATTAAAAGCAAGGTGAAAAAAAGTTTTTGCTTTTTTTACATTGTCAATCATTGAAAAAGGGCAAATTTCTTTTGAAACTTGCCCTTTCTAACTTTATATCAGACACTAATTTCTCTTCTTTTTCTTGGCTTTTTTCTTTTTCGATTTTTTCTTTTTGTTACTTTTTTTAGTGTTCGAATCGAACAAAGGTTTAGGCACAGGAGCTGTTTGCAGCACTGCATGGTATACTTTTGGTACATATTTCCACATTCCGTCCACAAACTCCAACCCCTCATAAGTGCCATCAGGAATATAATCAAAATAATATCCTTTGGATTTTTCATCTTTCGGCTCTAAGTGATCGAAAATGATTTTTCCCTGTGAAACATCAAAGTTTAAGTTCACTATCGCCTTGTCTTGAAATTCCATAAGAAAACGGTGTTTTACGACAAGAGGTTCATCTTCTCTCACTACTTCAATAATAGGTGCACCAAAAACTGCTTTTCCTTCTTCAAATTGCAATACTTCGAGTACCTTTATATCACTGCGTTCATTGTTGCCATCCCAACCAAAGAGCATATAATACTTTTTGTTGTTGTGTGTCACCTGCTTGATGTTGTAATACAATGCACCAAACCAGTTGGCTGCATCTAAAACTTTGTCTTCTGCTTGCCCCGCATTGGCAGACTTATCCTCTAAAGGAATCAACTTGAGTTCCCCCGAATTCATTTGAATCGCTCCAAAGTATCGGTAAGTACTGCTGGCAAGCAAGGGAATAGTCCAAGTAAAAATTCGGAAGGAATTGTCTGCGGGTTTGAGGATAGACACACTTTTTAGAGAATCAAAGGGATATTCATAGGAGTTGGGCGTTTTGAGCGCATTGACCAAAGTAGGGATAAATTTATAGCAATACGTTAATCGAACAGAGTCATTGTAATTAACCAGTGAACGTAGGGCAATCGGATCATGTGCGTCGGCTACTTGTTGTGCCTTGAC
The Chitinophagales bacterium genome window above contains:
- a CDS encoding AAA family ATPase; the protein is MSPKEEALQNLLDALQFSPDNVPLRMHIAGNLFDLNRFAEAEEQYRKVLEIRPQNKIAKIGLAQSFYKLGKNSAAFVIVEELLQDNTPHPTVFLLHAHLLYESGDRTAAIEEYEKAVILDKDLKDLHFESKLKAKTTSYGNDEGKVSVDLPDEEEIGEIEKPKITFEDVGGMEKVKEEIELKIISPLKFPDLYKAYGKKIGGGILMYGPPGCGKTHLARATAGEVNASFLSVGINDILDMWMGNSEKNLHQIFELARNQAPCVLFFDEVDALGASRTDMKRSGGRSTINQFLSEMDGIDGDNEGVLVLGATNTPWNLDVAFRRPGRFDRFIFVAPPDEAARKSILDILLKDKPTESVDTAKIAKHTNDFSGADLKSLIDIAIEGKLRESMRAGKPIPLSQKDLLAASKQLRPSTKEWFQTAKNYALYANDSGLYDDILKYLKIK
- a CDS encoding UPF0158 family protein, which translates into the protein MEQELEILTAQGQLLFSIEVALALRSNNVKHFLDLEKRIVISFSESDELVDDYWDEIEAHPEQYLQIEPIGMKDLLQAKQDFVKMVNDATLQAALIQSLESDRLEVAFRQALHPYPEVLKNWYFFEDVFYLQKAKDWLLENGVMEP
- a CDS encoding (Fe-S)-binding protein; its protein translation is MKVSLFIPCFVDQFFPDTARNMVKILQQVGCEIDYNPNQTCCAQPAFNAGFWQEATKVASKFVKDFENAPIIVCPSGSCVGFIRNHYVKLFENQPTLQKESANLSPKIYELTEFLVNVLQVEDLGATFNGTATYHDSCGALRECGIKDAPRKLLANVKGLQLQESHECETCCGFGGTFAVKFEAISTAMAEKKTENILASTQNVDYLISTDLSCLMHLDGYLKKHNIPLKTLHIADILASD
- a CDS encoding WbqC family protein, which encodes MTTENKTTLLIESQYVGNIHYYARLLHHGKVLIEQCEHFQKATYRNRCHIAMPDGQLRLSIPLKRGRSQRQTMKDMKISYDEEWQKHHWNSLKSAYRSSPYFEYYEDDLLPIYTQKMVYLMDFNQHLNNFILTALHAQNLIEITFTEEFHKIYDSSKVIDFRSFIQPNPSKEKQDPLFETPVYHQVFETKTGFLPNLSVLDLLFSEGPNSLEILKNSIKIQ